The following proteins come from a genomic window of Rutidosis leptorrhynchoides isolate AG116_Rl617_1_P2 chromosome 10, CSIRO_AGI_Rlap_v1, whole genome shotgun sequence:
- the LOC139870984 gene encoding uncharacterized protein: MTETNKIHPAITVNNIKNFIPITLEMEKSQYSFWSGLFQIHCRAYEVLDHIIPAPADSSSSTTTPPTPPPASNPSWERLDAIVLQWIYGTISHDLLRTIFKPDATAPTSLGSIKGHFQDNKNSRAVHLQHQFANTRIDNFPDASSYCQELKNLADQLGNVGAAIEEDRLVLQSLTNII; the protein is encoded by the coding sequence ATGACTGAAACCAACAAAATTCATCCTGCAATTACCGTCAACAACATCAAAAATTTCATACCTATTACCCTTGAAATGGAGAAGAGTCAATACTCTTTCTGGTCTGGCCTTTTTCAGATTCATTGTCGGGCATATGAAGTGCTCGATCATATCATACCCGCTCCTGCTGATTCATCCTCTTCCACCACCACTCCACCAACACCACCACCTGCATCAAATCCATCTTGGGAACGTCTCGATGCCATTGTACTTCAATGGATTTACGGAACGATTTCTCATGATCTTCTTCGCACAATATTCAAACCCGATGCCACTGCCCCAACAAGCTTGGGATCGATTAAAGGGCATTTTCAAGACAATAAAAATTCACGAGCCGTTCACCTACAACATCAGTTTGCAAACACTCGTATTGACAATTTTCCTGACGCATCATCCTATTGCCAGGAACTTAAAAATCTCGCCGATCAATTAGGCAATGTCGGCGCTGCAATTGAAGAAGATCGCTTGGTCTTACAATCACTTACAAATATCATTTAA
- the LOC139872035 gene encoding lipoyl synthase, mitochondrial-like, whose translation MHSRFKHVSRSVINSNLLSSISSRTLSSQIQQPQTLTELRHRLATESPTFTDFIRLRSDEEYSIEVGTKKNPLPKPKWMKEAIPGGEKYTQIKKKLRELNLHTVCEEAKCPNLGECWSGGETGTATATIMILGDTCTRGCRFCNVKTSRTPPPPDPNEPSNVAEAIASWGLDYIVITSVDRDDLSDQGSGHFAETVQKLKILKPNILVEALVPDFRGDLSCVEKVAKSGLDVFAHNIETVEELQSSVRDHRANFKQSLDVLMKAKDYAPAGTLTKTSIMLGCGETPDQVVKTMEKVRSAGVDVMTFGQYMRPSKRHMQVSEYITPEAFEKYRLLGMEMGFRYVASGPMVRSSYKAGEYYIKSMIERDRAASA comes from the exons ATGCACTCACGATTCAAACATGTATCTAGATCCGTAATCAACTCAAATCTCTTATCTTCAATCTCATCTCGAACCTTATCTTCTCAAATTCAACAGCCACAAACCCTAACGGAGCTCCGTCACCGGCTCGCCACCGAATCACCGACGTTTACCGATTTCATCCGCCTTCGATCCGATGAAGAGTATTCAATTGAAGTTGGCACGAAGAAGAATCCGTTACCGAAACCAAAATGGATGAAAGAAGCGATACCTGGCGGTGAAAAATATACGCAAATTAAAAAGAAATTAAGGGAATTGAATCTTCATACGGTCTGTGAAGAAGCTAAATGCCCTAATTTAGGAGAGTGTTGGTCAGGTGGTGAAACTGGTACTGCTACTGCTACTATTATGATCCTTGGTGATACTTGTACCAGAGGTTGCAG ATTTTGCAATGTGAAAACTTCACGCACTCCACCTCCTCCTGACCCGAATGAACCTTCAAATGTTGCTGAGGCAATTGCGTCGTGGGGTTTGGATTATATTGTGATTACAAGTGTTGACCGTGATGATTTGTCTGATCAAGGGAGTGGTCATTTTGCTGAAACAGTTCAGAAATTGAAGATTTTGAAACCTAATATCCTCGTAGAAGCCTTGG TTCCTGATTTTCGGGGTGATTTGTCGTGTGTGGAGAAAGTTGCGAAGTCTGGATTAGATGTGTTTGCTCACAACATTGAAACAGTTGAAGAGCTTCAGAGTTCAGTACGAGACCATCGTGCTAATTTTAAGCAATCGTTGGATGTTTTAATGAAGGCAAAAGATTATGCGCCAGCTGGCACACTTACAAAGACGTCAATAATGTTGGGTTGTGGTGAAACACCAGATCAAGTAGTGAAGACGATGGAGAAAGTGAGATCAGCAGGCGTCGATGTGATGACATTTGGGCAGTATATGCGACCTTCAAAACGTCACATGCAAGTATCAGAATACATAACACCAGAAGCTTTTGAGAAATATCGGTTACTCGGCATGGAAATG GGATTTCGATATGTAGCTTCTGGTCCTATGGTGAGGTCGTCATACAAAGCTGGCGAGTATTACATAAAATCTATGATAGAAAGAGATCGCGCTGCTTCTGCATAA